From Nicotiana tabacum cultivar K326 chromosome 22, ASM71507v2, whole genome shotgun sequence, one genomic window encodes:
- the LOC107830376 gene encoding uncharacterized protein LOC107830376 — MASRKRSISNDVDMHVLYKELDEASCPVCMDHPHNAVLLLCSSHDKGCRSYICDTSYRHSNCLDRFKKLRAENRDSPIMTQGNLDIAVENPDEQLRNLSDRSIVHGNSNRDNHMVIHEGTVQTSGAVTVRGSSHETASADSSDSKLKLKCPMCRGDVLGWKVVEEARMYLNLKHRSCSHESCSFVGNYRELRRHARRVHPTARPADIDPSRQQAWRRLENQREYDDIVSAVRSAMPGAVVLGDYVIENGDRLSGERERGAGGNSRWLSTFFLFQMIGSMDPISEARGGRSRALSRHRRSTGPLSRRRYLWGENLLGLQDGDEDEEDERDLNILSDMSGDIPTNPRRRRRLMRSRSDEDQQ, encoded by the coding sequence CATCCACACAATGCTGTTCTTCTCCTTTGTAGCTCTCATGATAAGGGATGCCGGTCATACATTTGTGATACAAGTTATAGGCATTCAAATTGCCTGGATCGTTTCAAAAAACTCAGAGCCGAAAATAGGGACAGTCCTATTATGACACAGGGAAACCTGGACATTGCTGTTGAGAACCCCGATGAGCAGTTGAGAAATTTAAGCGATCGTTCTATTGTTCATGGAAATAGTAACAGAGATAATCACATGGTGATCCATGAAGGTACTGTACAAACTTCAGGTGCTGTAACTGTACGTGGAAGTAGTCATGAAACAGCAAGTGCTGACTCATCTGACTCAAAATTGAAATTGAAGTGTCCTATGTGCCGTGGAGATGTGTTAGGCTGGAAAGTAGTGGAAGAAGCCAGAATGTATCTGAATTTGAAGCATAGAAGTTGCTCTCATGAGTCATGCTCATTCGTCGGTAACTACAGAGAATTGCGCCGGCATGCTAGGAGAGTTCACCCGACAGCACGCCCTGCTGATATTGACCCTTCCAGACAGCAAGCTTGGAGACGGCTTGAAAACCAAAGAGAGTATGATGACATTGTCAGTGCTGTTCGCTCTGCCATGCCTGGTGCCGTCGTGCTTGGAGATTATGTGATTGAGAATGGAGACAGGCTATCCGGTGAAAGGGAACGAGGTGCAGGTGGAAACAGCAGGTGGTTGAGTACCTTCTTCTTGTTTCAGATGATTGGTTCAATGGACCCAATATCTGAAGCAAGAGGTGGCAGGTCAAGAGCTTTGTCAAGGCACCGCCGGTCCACTGGACCTTTATCTAGGCGCCGGTATCTTTGGGGTGAAAACCTGCTAGGTCTACAAGATGgtgacgaagacgaagaagatgagCGTGATCTTAACATATTGAGTGACATGAGTGGTGACATACCTACAAATCCAAGAAGGCGTAGGCGCTTGATGCGGTCGAGGTCAGATGAAGATCAGCAATAA